TCTCtatttttcgtatgggtttgaattgcagttggagggcgccgtagaaatctcgcccagggagctggttgagttaaaaccggcactcatcgcaatttatctttgtttaattgttgttggcattcaattccgaaaaatcatttttcgcgcacgtcccttatagctttttgttcactttcgCTTTTTGtggtatgtttacttcatgaaaactctaaggaaaaaatcgcgctcgcttcgctcgcggcttcatgtacatttgcacttcatttctgtgtaTATCTTACTTtctgactttgctttgttaatttacagtggtttttatttgttttgtgtcctatgactaaataaatttcgcgctcgcttcgctcgcgcttccttacacaTAAATTATGTCTCATGCGTTGactttttcaacgggaaacccaccaaaaaccattaataacatattttactgaaattaaacattgctatagatatttaagttcgttagtttaagttacccataatctgttctaagtactttgatatacattatgttggtacctacccattaatcacaatctttcaatacataggggccacttgggtaatgaatgattgcactgcattcatgccctaagcaattgcttagtctgcttatgggctaacccaggacttcttaggttactctaagacttgagcatttcaagtaaataaaaagttatgtgtaatatatgttatgtacctattgcaatatttatgtatccaaaaggaagtgcgttttctgcaatcagagcggtgcatgtacatatttttttccgtTGGACAAGTAAAATAgatatgaatgggcgggtgGGTCTGGACcgccccttatatattttttgacaataatacgtagtcgtagggcggcataatcggttttgcacgcgggcgaacaaacagctagcggcgggcctgtacatgttttgtttttgttatacaaACCTACTTGTATCAATAAGTCTGAAGCAAGCGGTATTTCCTGAAATATGGAAATTAACTCGGGTTGTTCCGGTACCAAAAGGAAGTTTGAAGTCGCAGGTGGAGGGATACAGGCCGGTGGCTGTGCTATCAACTGTAGCCAAGGTATTCGAGTCTGCCATACACAAAGCAATACACGAGCAGGTAAGTGCGCAACTGTCGGAAGCACAGCACGGGTTTCGACTTAAAAGGAGTACCACCAGCAATCTCCTTAGCCACATGGCTCATGTGGTACCGATAGTAGACAGTGGGGGGCAAGTCGATGCCGCTTACTTCGATTTTAAAAAAGCGTTTGATTTGGTGGACAACGACGTGCTTTTAACAAAGTTAGCGGCCGTTGGTTTTACACCACATTTACTAACTTTTTTTGCCAGCTACATGAGAGATAGGCAGCAATATGTTGATTATGCGGGGCGTACATCACAACCTTATTTTACAAGATCTGGAGTTAGTCAGGGCAGTAATCTTGGACCTTTAGCTTTCATACTAATGATTAATGACTTACCAAAGATAGTTATAAAGGCAAAATGTCTACTGTTTGCTGACGATCTTAAACTGTCCCTAGCTATTACCGACGAACAGGACTGTGAAGTGCTTCAGGAGGATATCGACAGAGTAGTGAACTGGAGTAAGCAGAAccttttaaaattcaatgtgTCGAAGTGTCAGACTATTAGTTTCTCTCGGTCGCGCAAACCTGTCCTCTGTGATTATAAGGTGGACGGAACACCGATGCCTAGAGTCACAGAGGTCAGGGACTTAGGGGTTCGCCTTAACTCGGGGTTAGTGTTTCGTGATCACATAGTGAATTGTTGTAAAAAGGCATTTAGGAATTTAGGTTTTACTCTTAGGATGgtacataattttactaatattaaggTTATAATAGCATTATACAACGCTCTAGTCAGAAGTCACTTAGAATGTAACGCAGTCATCTGGTCTCCACATGAAACTAAATATAGTattatgttggagagagtgcaaAACAAGTTTATTAGGTATCTTTATATGAGGTATTACGGGGTATACCCGTTCTATCCCTTAATGTATCCCACTTTGTTTATACTGGGAATGGTAGGATATAACGAGCTGAGAGTCAGGAGGGAACTGGCACTCATATCGTATTTAGTCAAAGTGCTAAGAGGTGTAATACACAACCCCGATATTCTGGAGCAAGTGGGCGTGTGCGTCCCGGACAGATACGTGTGGCGACGGCGCCGGCCGCCGCTGCTGGCCGTGCCGCGGGGGCGCACTAACTTGCTCGGAGAGGCACCGCTGACGCGCGCACTCCGCACCATGAACCTCATAGCAAATGAAATTGACCTATTTTGTTGCTCACTGAGCGAGTTTGAAAGAACcacagtatttattattagttataaaACATAGAATTAGATTATTAAGTGGAATTGTTTTCCAgtagttatattatgtatatatagAATTAAGTTACACTATCGAATTAGATTTAATCTGTAAGGATAGTTGTAAgagaggaaaaataaataaataaataaataaataaataaatgtttatgcaTTATCTTTTTTTGACTAGGCAGGTTTCGTAGCCCTTCAAAGCCCTAGCAGCAGAATGTGATAATATAATGACTAGCGATTGGAGACCAGCCAGCTGCTCAGGACATAATATAGTTCAAATGCATAATGATATCCCATTATGTACATACCTCAGTAAGCGCAGCCCTCGTAGCCTTAATAGTAGTCTTAGAGTTATTGAGCAGGGTCGCAGTCAGCACGATGCTCTCCCCCGGCACGTACGCGCCGCGGTCCAGCGCCACGCCGCACGTGACGGACCCGCCTCCTACGCAGCCCACGCCGAGACGATGTTCTACGCTGCATTCGAACTGTTGCTGGGGGATTTTGGGCCTTATGTATTGGTGGTTAAGACTGCTGTTTTTTTAGATTAATGGTatatccttctctgtgtgagaggataCTGGCATTAAATGCCCAATGTTACCTACCAAGGTACTACTGTGCCCTATCAAGGTCCACAATTGTACTTAGCTTTAAGCCTATTTTGACACCTTGACAAACTTGTGGAATCGTCTTGtgggtcgtggtggcctaatgggcaaagaaccaacctctcgagtatgagggcgcgggttcgattccaggtcaggcaagtaccaatgcaacttttctttctaagtatatcttagacaccaatgactgtgtttcggatggcacgttaaactgtaggttccggctgtcattgaacatccttgacagtcgttacgggtagtcagaagccagtaagtctgacaccagtctaaccaaggggtatcggaatgcccgggtaactggattgaggaggtcagataggcagtcgcttcttgtaaagcattggtactggactggaagccgaccccaacatagtttgggaaaaaggctcggaggatgacaaacttgtggaatgcaaataaatgatacgGATATGGAAGCTtgtgtgcctagcagtgggacaataaagaAGGCTGTGTAATACATAGGGGTACATAGAGAGTTGATAAAGGTACAAGTACATAGGGATAGTATATGAGCGAGTTCTTAGTGGGAATACATAAGGACAGTATTGTCCTTATAAAGCGGCAGTACATAAAGAAGTAAATAAGGAAGTAAATAGAATTAATACGTAAAAAAGTACAGAAGGGAGTACATATTTGAAGTACTCTATCTTTGAAATTAGGTTCTCGAAGGGTCCAAAGCCAAGGTCTGTGTGTTACTTAGCTAGCCTTGACACTACGAACAGAGCTtgatttacaaacatttatggAAGTACGCAATAATCAGGGGATGCATGAGTGGTTCTGTAGTACCCAGTGCACTCACTGTGACTAGGCACAATATGATGTTACGAGTTTGTTCCGCTAGTTAGATATCAGTGTAGGATATCGGGATATCTTTATTAGTATGTTAACAGAATTGCAAATACACCCAGAAAAAATTGACGTTAGAGACTTGAAAAACGAAAAATCTGCCTAGTAATTTCCGAGATCAGAGAATTAAAGCAAAAAGCTCTTCAGCATAATTATTGGTATGAATGTTACAGGTAAAGTCAGAAACTTCTGGATCCCTGATTTATGAGCTGACAGAATTGAAAGCCATACAAACAGAtcaagttactttcgcatttataattttaaaacttaaaattaatactcACAGACAAAACAGGCGGCTCCAAATTCAGGTCAATAGGGTTCATCACAATGAAAACCTGCTGGTTCTTATGAGTCAGGCCATTGGGCTCTCTCAGTGCTGCCTTACAGTAGTACTGGACCCAGCCGTGAGTGCCGAGGAAGGTGGACGGTAAGCCCATCGGCAGCCCCAACTTGAAAGGGAAGCTGTGGATGCCGGGGGATAGGATTGATGTGCCGTGACCTGTGTATGGTACAAGTGGTATAGTTGCTGAtaaacttaatggcggcttgGATATCGCGCGTGTCGCATTTTCGTTGCAAGGTTATAGATACATGAGCGTAATTGGAAACTAATTGCGACTCGCCATTTTTGGCGAGGGCTAAATTAAACTTATTATTAGATTATGATTTTCATTTCTATAGATAGGGTAAGTTTTTGTTGGATATTATATAGTATTTAATAGGCTCTCACTCAGTTGACTCCTGATTTATTTTCCTAGTGAAATATTTCACCGCAACAGATTCAGCATTTATGTAAAGTTGCTAAAGAATGATGTAATCAATCAAaacaatttcatcatcatcatcatcatcatcagcctatcgcagtccactgctggacaaaacAATTTACTACATGTTAAAATACAAATTGTAGTTTTGCCCTTGGGCAATATGTACTGTGAAGTCTTAGacaccttacaaaaataaatcatacgCCTTGTATTGTCTTAACCTTTACACTTCAAGTCAATATTTACACTAATGAAGGTTGAAATTTATGTGCATTTTTGTCTTAACAACTCACATTCTTCATGAGTTTGTTAAATAGAATAGAATGTGTACTTTTATTGAAGAGTATCCCAATGAGCAGTGttattgtacttttttattatagtaagttttttatTCCGTAAATAGTCTTGACACTGGACCATGTATAGTCTGTTTCGTGAATATACAGAGAAATAACATACCTGGTTCACCAAGAAGTCTCATTCTGAAGTCAATGTAATTCTCCTTGTCAAACAGCCTCTCATGTCTGCCAGAACCAACTCGCACAACACCCTCGCCAATAACATGGAAGTGTAGACCTAAACGCattcaattaaagtttataATTGCAACAAAAAGTGAAGGAAATGTTGatctaaattacattttaactcAATTCAAAACAATGAAACATTTGAGTTAAGAAACATACAATTAAGTGATACTACTCAAagtttaattgtaataaaactgtGTTAAGTATTGTTACAAAACAGCTGTCTGTCTCTTATTTACAATTGTACAATAAGTCTTACCTAATACTGGTGTGTCATCTTGCAACTCCATTAGAACTTTCCCAGACAAGAATTGACCAGGAAAATATAACAATGATGTGTTGTCAAACACTATGAGGAACTTTAGCAGTTTGCGCGGCATTTTGACTATTTGCACTCCAAGTTAGTAATAAATTCGTCTTCTGATTACTTTTGTGGTAAtgcaaactaaaataaaacaaatataaaatgttattaaacagTCAATAGTTGTTATTTATAGCATTGTAAACAAATGTTATCGActgtttattatataatttaaagcCCGGAAGCATTAACAATATTCCTCAACGTTTTCACTTAACACtaacttaagttttttattttatgtatcagATGAGATAATTCTAAAACCTTGTGGCTATGTGATAGTCACGCCCACGACGAGTCGACAATATCTCATTAAAGTTCTGCCATCGTAGGCTGTGTACAACAAAGTTGAGAAATATGTTAATCGAAGGCCATCAACTATGACCACGACTTGTACCCACACATAAAATAATGCACCATACCTTGAACggttttatgaatgaaatctaTAGCAAAATATCACAAATTACTGTCCACTTTCGTTAGAAACACTGTACACTTATTTTTGTTGCCTTTTTGTCAGCCGTAAAGTTGCTAAAATAAAGTTTGATTCGCTAACTTTACCTACTACGGAAACTTATTTTGACGTTTCCGTGCGAAGAATTTCTGAACTTTTTGTTATTAGAAGCGTTCAAAAGTATCAAAATTGTTTAgtgaatttgtaaattataataagaaaacatATTATACAGAGAAGTAATGTAATAAAGGACATCGCTTGATAAAGAGATGTactaatttaagtaattttcgTTAATGTggttaatgttgttttttattttttactaaatgaTGAACGCGTTCAAATAGTATGACAGCTTTTGACAGTCTGTTTTATATTACACTTTTCTATGTCAATCCCAAATAGCTTCTCGTTTATTGGTGGAGAATTTCAATTTACAGTTTGGTCCAATAGAACGTATTGGAATTTGTTATAGAGCGGAACAGAAAGGGCATTATAGAACAAACTTATTCTTGGTTTGGTAATGGGCGACAGCGGCTCATGgatttgtttatgttgttttgaaaaataaacgaaatctTTAGGGTTAATTTGGGGTTTATAAAtcgtaagaaaataaaacttcaaaatgCCGAGTGAAATGATAACGCTGCAGCTCGGCCAATGTGGCAACCAAAGTGAGTGTATCTAGTAGGAGAAATTaatcagttattttaaatttgtCCTAATCAAATAGTAATTATCTTTTATTGTTTGTAGTTGGTTTCGAGTTCTGGAAGCAATTGTGTATAGAACATGGCATATCTCCGGAGGGGATTCTTGAGGAATATGCGTCGGCGGGGTCAGATCGGAAGGATGTGTTCTTTTACCAAGCTGACGATGACCACTACATACCTCGGGCAGTGTTGTTGGATCTGGAGCCTCGTGTCATACACACCATCATGAACTCGCCATATGCCAAGGTACGGGACTTAGTTTAGAAGTAAATCATGACATAATTTCAATGAATAACAACCATTGTGggcaatttaataatattttggttgAAGTACGATAGTATGTAGTAAACACTGTAATTGCGTATTAATTCCACTTTATGTGACTTCAAGCACTCCTGTGTCTATAGCCCTTTTGACAAAGTGAATGTTTTCAGTTGTATAACCCAGAGAATGTGTACCTGTCGAAGCATGGAGGTGGTGCGGGTAACAACTGGGCATCAGGATATGCTCAGGGTGAGAAGCTGAACGAAGAAGTGTTCGACATCATCAACAGAGAAGCTGATGGCAGTGATAACTTGGAGGTTTGTTGttatattccaaaaatattaagtcAACAATAAGCATGACAAACTCTTCTTCCCGCCCtgattccaattttatttggggtctgTGTAAATTATTGGCTACCATTTCCCACTGTCACTGATCATGAACTATCTATGAAattttgtaggtaggtaaggaATGTTATAGGGAGTATCAGTATCATAGTTACTCTATAATTATTTACCcattttaattatcaaaaatgGGTTCAATAGGCTATAATTTGTTACACTAATAACGTTTTACACttgacttggctggggcactgcagTACCCCCAGATCAGAGCTGGGTATttgtttattacattgttaatttgtaaaataattatccaCAGGGTTTTGTGCTGTGCCACTCAATAGCGGGAGGCACAGGGTCGGGCATGGGCTCCTACATAC
The window above is part of the Helicoverpa armigera isolate CAAS_96S chromosome 3, ASM3070526v1, whole genome shotgun sequence genome. Proteins encoded here:
- the LOC110381841 gene encoding arrestin domain-containing protein 4, with amino-acid sequence MPRKLLKFLIVFDNTSLLYFPGQFLSGKVLMELQDDTPVLGLHFHVIGEGVVRVGSGRHERLFDKENYIDFRMRLLGEPGHGTSILSPGIHSFPFKLGLPMGLPSTFLGTHGWVQYYCKAALREPNGLTHKNQQVFIVMNPIDLNLEPPVLSQQFECSVEHRLGVGCVGGGSVTCGVALDRGAYVPGESIVLTATLLNNSKTTIKATRAALTETIQYSAHGKVAAKEVRELASLTHGKTRPGGADTWRHELLYVPPLPPTNLRGCHLISVHYDVFFIIEPKSLEKEVKLQLPILIGTYPFREETEEPQPPTHYPSTLPIFRAWLHDKPAN